TTAGTGCCTAAAGTTCCAAAACTAAGGTAAAGAAAGTTATCAGAAAGTTTTATTGGATTATATCATTTGCGAACAGTGGAGCAACGTTTACGGAGTCTGATCTTCATTGTCACAATCATTGTTAACTTGCCGGGATTTCAATTCAAAATTAGAACTTGTGTTACCATAACAGAACCACGAGGTGATCAGTACTATAAATTCATTGCTCCCTTAAGTAATATTTCATCCCCAACAAAGATATTAGAATCAAAAGAAATATATCAGGTAGTGAAAAATGGCCAGATTGACATTCAATTGGAATCTTGCTTTTGCAGCTCTACTAGTGTTGGTAAGTTTTGCTTCTCAAGCCACATCTCGCGACTTGTATGAAGCTGCCTCGATGGTCCAGAAACACGAGCAGTGGATGAGTCACTTTGGGCGGGTGTACAAAGATGATGTAGAGAAGGCTAAAAGATTCAAAATATTTCAGCACAATGTTGAGTACATTGAATTTGTTAACAAAGCTGGGACTCGACCTTACAAGTTAGGCATTAATGAATTTGCTGATTTGAGCAATGAAGAATTCAGAGACACTCGCAATGGATACAAAATGACTTCTCATCAACAGTTGTCAAAAACCACATCATTCAAGTATGCAAATGTGACTGCTCCAGCTACTATGGATTGGAGAACGAAAGGGGCTGTTACTGGAATTAAGGACCAAGGACAATGCGGTAAGCTAAAACAAAAGTTCATAACATCCTTTAAATGAATGTGCATTAATAATATCTTATAACATAATAATGTACGTAGGATGTTGTTGGGCATTTTCTGCTGTTGCTGCTACAGAAGGAATAAACAAGATCAAGACAGGTAAGTTGATCTCTTTATCGGAGCAAGAATTGGTGGACTGTGACACAAGTTCGGATATGGGATGTGAAGGAGGTCTTATGGATGATGCTTTTAAGTTCATAATCAAGAACAATGGGCTTACTACTGAATCCAATTACCCATATGAGGGAACTAATGCTACTTGCAAAACCGGCAAAGAGTCTAACCATGCAGCCAAGATCACAGGTTACGAAGATGTTCCAGCCAACAGCGAATCCGCTTTGCTAAAAGCAGTTGCCAACCAACCAATATCCGTGGCCATTGATGCTAGCGGTTCAGATTTCCAATTCTATTCGACCGGTGTTTTCACTGGAGAATGTGGAACTGAGTTAGACCATGGTGTTACTGCAATTGGTTATGGAAAAACTAGTGATGGTACTCAATATTGGTTAGTGAAGAATTCATGGGGAACAAGTTGGGGTGAGAATGGATACATAAGAATGCAAAGAGACGTTGATGCTGAGGAAGGACTTTGTGGAATTGCTATGCAAGCATCTTATCCAACTGCTAATTAAATGCCTGAGAAGTTTAGGGGGCATTTGCTGTTGTAAAGATTAATGATGTGCACCCTTATCATATAATTTATGTGTGTGTATCTAGAGTCTATGTATTTTACCGACTCGCAGTTTGTATATTGCAAGTGTTGAACAAAAGCTTGTATATATGTAAAAATATTTGTAATACGAGTAATGAAATTCTGTGTTCCAAAAGACTGAATGGTGCAATGCTTGACTTAGTTTAATGTTCAAATAAGATACAGCTGACTAAATAATCAAGGTCTAGGTTTACTTTCTTCTTTCTCATTGCTgaacaaagaaaaaaaagttaACATAAAAAACAAGATAAAGCCACCACAAGCTTGTCAACTAACCAAAGTCTCAACTAAACCAAGCTATTTTTAATGTGGTCATCGTACTGAAGTACGGTGAAGCAGATCTCTTCTTGCCGTCCTTAGATAACTATGGCCAGTTAGAATAGGTGCAAATTTATTTGCAAATGGTTTTGGGCGGTCATGTTAAAAAGACCGACAAAATACTTGTTGATACTTGTAAACTGAGTTTGGCTCGGTCGACTTTCTTCAAGAATAATAAATTCTGAGTCGGCCAAAAAGTGCCAGCTCCAAATGagataataattcaatattacTTGAAAGAATCGTAAAAGCAACCCAAACACCACCACTTTTGATTGCCGCTGCTTTAGATCAGTTTGAAAATCCATCTGGATGATTAATACATGTAACGTCACTTGGGACATCTACTCCACTTGGAATTTTTCCTGGATAATCAGTTGTTGAAGAATCTGACCCTATCATGCTGCAGAGTGGCAAAGTCAGTCAGCAATCCAAAAATATGGAGATAGATTGGTTCAATAGTTTTCAGAAACACAAACCTTCTGTCAACAATAACCATGGACCGAAGTTCACAGTTCTTGAATCTGCAAATTACATACGAGGACATCAAAAGATCAAAAGGTTTCCACCTTGAGTGTAATTCGTACAATGAAAATGCTGAAACAGTGTTCTGCATCTCAAACTGAAGAGGTCAACTGCAAGATAAATTTTAGATATCCTACCAAGCTGAAACAACAAACCTTCATGAAAAGAAATACACCTTTCAGCTATTTTACCAAGCCGAAAAAAACAGTTGACACTTATTTTAGGGAAATTCAAAACAAACAAAGAAATATATGAATGTTTTCTGCCAACTTCTCCCAAGACAACGTGGCAGGAGAGGGATAAGTGGACAGGGGGCATGATACTGATTAGTATTAAGCTACAGGCAGGAAATGAATGAGCAGCATGAATATTAAGACAAACCCGCATAGTCCGTAAGATAACATTGATAAGCTACCACATTCAATGACTTATTAAATGTCCCTGTGAGACAGAGATATCATATTTAGTAGAAAGATTGCCTTTTTACATCTGGACGCATAAGGCAGATCAGAGATCTAAAACTGCAGTCAAGTTCACTATTTTCCAATTTTTGTCGTCTTTAGGCAGTTGTAGTCTAGAGTTCGATCAGGCAATCTATGATGTAAAAGCTTATTTGTTGGTAATCCAACAAGTTAGAATGTGATCAAACCAATTTCCAGCATATCAGTTCACCAATGAGTTGAGAACTTACGGTCTACATATCTCATTCTTCACATCTGGATGGCAATCATTACCAAATGCACTGAGTGTATGTATCAAGAATCCACTATGTGTAACAATTGCAATCTCTTTCTCCTTACGTGTCCACAACCTGTATCAGCATCACCATAAATTAGAAAGGGGAAAACTATGATGGCAACAAGACGCTGGAATCTGCATCTGGAACCTTGACCAGCAACACTTCCAATAAATCAATTTTCCGAAAGCCTTATTGGAGAGAAAATTACTATCATCTTATTCAAGAGAAATTGTTTAACAAAATGAAATGCTCCCAGCTTAAATATATGACATCAAGAAGCCAAAGAAAGGAAAAAGCAGAGAAGCATGTGACCAAGAAATTCAAAAAAGCAAGCTTTGACCAGCATCGATAGCTGGTTTCAGAAAACCTTTAAACTCCATACTAACCTAGGCATAACATTACTGAATGTTAACAGCATTAGTGAAACTACTCTCAGGTAGTTGAATTACTGAACTATGCTTTTTCTTGTTCATTCAGAGTTGTCATAAAACTCAAATGTGGACACAAACATTTGAAGATCATTAAAATCAATTTTTGTATTTTCTGACAAACAAGCACTTACCAGTTCAAGAACTCCATTCCTCTAGCAGCAAGGTGTTCATTTGGCTCTCTGATATCAGGCTCCCAGAGAACATCATCATCACATTCAATCTGGGAAAATCAACATGAACCTTTTTCAACGAGAAAACTCTAAAAGTATGTTGCAGCGAGCAAATCATACAAAAAATTAAAGTCAGCATGAGGATATTTTGAGAAGCATAAGTACTTGCCATGGAAAAATCAATTGCAGGAAATAGAGGCTTGTATTCGCTAATGCTTCTCCTCTTATCACACCAATGAACTCCCTGCATTTGGCAACACATAAGAACAAATGAACTTCTAGTATGAGCATTGAAAAAGTGAGTTTCTGCAGTTCCTTTATAATAACCTCCCCTTGTCCCAGTATCACCGAGTCTTACCTTGTTGGTCCACCCCAAAAGAGTTGACCTCTTCCTTAAAATGGAAATATTTTCCCCTTTCAACAAttcacaattatatatatattattacttttAGATCATTCTAAACTTTATTTGACATTTTACCAACAAACCATTACACTACAATTACTTTTCAAACCATTATTTAAAAGACCTCCACCTAATAATATTACATTCTATCCACACTAAATGAAATAGAGGTAGTAAGACTAAGTGGAGCATAAGAGAAATACGCCACCTAGTTGTTCAACTTAATCAGAAGCCCACATAAAGGGATTTATGCAGGTTATAACCAAAGTTCTACGAGTATATACCAGAAAAAAAAGGATCACAAATGTTCATGTGAGTGAAGGAAAAGAAGAGGATAAGTTGTCAATCAATGAAACCAAGTCTATCAAGCTCTTTACAAGCACTTATACCCAAATAAGGCAGCACCAAAACAATTCATTGCCATAGTCTTTTGTCATATTAACCACTCCGCATATTATATGCTCAATATGCCATGTAGTTTTAGTGTCAATATTAGTTTTTAGTAACAATTAGCAATACATAACAGAGGACTCTCACGTCAAGTGATAgcttaaaagcttcaagttgttttaattaatttcacatAACTGATATGCATTATTACAGATGAACTAACAATATGACAGAACATAACTTTTTTGCCAAAATCCACTGCACGAGCACAATTTTTATCAACACTTGGTGAATCTTGTTTATAAGAAAGTGTTTTCTAAACAATTTGGTACTTCTAGTCTCTAGACATATCAGATTATTGCCAAGACCAAAGAACAGCATGAAAACAGTCATTCCTCATCCCAAACTCCTCTACGTCACAAAAAACTGACTTGTTAAAGAAAATAGAAGCAAAGGAGTTATGCTTTTCCTTCCAACAAATGGTACTCTAGTTTGCAATCTCTAAGCACCAAAAGAAATATTTCCAGATCTtgcaagaaaaaagaaagaattcTATCCATGATCAGAAACATTGTATgcaaaaagagagagagagagagagagagagagagagcgtgTGTGAGGGaccaaaaatatcttcacaagaaGGAGAAAAGAACACCAACTTAAATCAACATCAGAGGAGGAAATAATCGTGTAAGGGAGGTAACTTTTAGGAGGAAAACACTCGTGAAATAATAAAATTCAGTCAACTGCATGAAACAATAGATAGAGAAACAAATATAACGACACGAGAAAAGGATAAAGAAGACTACACATTAAAGTCACGTAACTTTTAGGATGACATTACCAAGTGTTCACGACAACCCTCCACCGCAATGAAGGGAGGGCAATATAGACTTGAAATTGCTGGATGGTTACTGTTTCCTGCATCTGCCACCATGAGCAGGGGAACGTCTATTCCATCTGGGCAACCTTCTCCACCAAATACTCCAACTGCAGTTTGCATAGTCCTACAATGCAAGACCACCAAAGTTGAAGGTTAAAACAAAACAACCTGCTACCGTCTTCACTCAAAAATTTAAGGGAAACTGATCTCATAGAATAGTGCTGGAATGCGCATGCATAAAAGAATTGTACTTCTTGTGTAAGCCAGAAAATTCTGGTTTCACGAGGCTCAAGACATATGCCATCCATTATGTTAAGTATAACAAAAGAATGATTATTTAAGAAATCCAACGCTGCTTTAAACATCCATCATAGCGCCACCTCAAAAGCATAATATTgtgcacaacaacaacaatgacccagtgaaatcccacaagtggggtctggggagggtagtatgtacgcagaccttacccctactccaggggagtagagaggctatttccgatagaccctcggcacaATAAGATGAAAACGTGACAGTGTAGCAATAACAGCAAAGGAATCCAGAAAGATAACAACAGCAACGTAATAACCAGAAAAAAGCATAATATTGTGCACATgttccaaaaaaaaaagagatgaaACTTTCATATCAAAtgagaagaaaaataaagatGTCACAGCTTATCGACACTAAGATATAAAACACAGTGTGTACCTCAATAAAGGAGAAGTGATAACTAGTTCCACCTTCTTAGAAAGTCCAGATGCGTGGACATGTTTCCGAAGATTATCTACCTGAAACAATACCAAATGAGATTTTCTAAACCACAAACCTAAGTTCCATAATGGCAGAAAACAAGTTCAAGTGACAGTTATTATCCTTATCATGAAGATGATCAATTCGGTTGTTGTGGTCGGACTCTATTATGGATAACTCTTCTAAGCTAAAGATTCAAAAACAAGGAAAAGGACAGTGGGAAAGACTTCAACACTCTTGACGTCCACCATGTCATTGGAGAGAAAGACGATCATCACCTAAAAAAAACCTACTACTAGATAGGTATGCACTGCGGCCATGTCTAAGCAAATAGGTGACAGAAATGCAGCCATGTTTAACTATTTATCACCTGCTCCCAGCCAAGAGGAGTAAGGTGTGCATCAAAAAGGTGCGGAGATAGGTATGCACTGTGGTTCATTTCTCCTTCCACATTGTGAATCCCCTGAGCATGCCTCACCTACATGTTAAAGTCAATATAGTCCAAACACTTATCAGAAA
This region of Nicotiana tomentosiformis chromosome 4, ASM39032v3, whole genome shotgun sequence genomic DNA includes:
- the LOC104093475 gene encoding phosphoglycerate mutase-like protein 1 isoform X1, encoding MDQLLSKDMDVSGGQSLYPLHRCKTIHLVRHAQGIHNVEGEMNHSAYLSPHLFDAHLTPLGWEQVDNLRKHVHASGLSKKVELVITSPLLRTMQTAVGVFGGEGCPDGIDVPLLMVADAGNSNHPAISSLYCPPFIAVEGCREHLGVHWCDKRRSISEYKPLFPAIDFSMIECDDDVLWEPDIREPNEHLAARGMEFLNWLWTRKEKEIAIVTHSGFLIHTLSAFGNDCHPDVKNEICRPFKNCELRSMVIVDRSMIGSDSSTTDYPGKIPSGVDVPSDVTCINHPDGFSN
- the LOC104093475 gene encoding phosphoglycerate mutase-like protein 1 isoform X2, which codes for MDVSGGQSLYPLHRCKTIHLVRHAQGIHNVEGEMNHSAYLSPHLFDAHLTPLGWEQVDNLRKHVHASGLSKKVELVITSPLLRTMQTAVGVFGGEGCPDGIDVPLLMVADAGNSNHPAISSLYCPPFIAVEGCREHLGVHWCDKRRSISEYKPLFPAIDFSMIECDDDVLWEPDIREPNEHLAARGMEFLNWLWTRKEKEIAIVTHSGFLIHTLSAFGNDCHPDVKNEICRPFKNCELRSMVIVDRSMIGSDSSTTDYPGKIPSGVDVPSDVTCINHPDGFSN
- the LOC138909071 gene encoding senescence-specific cysteine protease SAG39-like, which encodes MARLTFNWNLAFAALLVLVSFASQATSRDLYEAASMVQKHEQWMSHFGRVYKDDVEKAKRFKIFQHNVEYIEFVNKAGTRPYKLGINEFADLSNEEFRDTRNGYKMTSHQQLSKTTSFKYANVTAPATMDWRTKGAVTGIKDQGQCGCCWAFSAVAATEGINKIKTGKLISLSEQELVDCDTSSDMGCEGGLMDDAFKFIIKNNGLTTESNYPYEGTNATCKTGKESNHAAKITGYEDVPANSESALLKAVANQPISVAIDASGSDFQFYSTGVFTGECGTELDHGVTAIGYGKTSDGTQYWLVKNSWGTSWGENGYIRMQRDVDAEEGLCGIAMQASYPTAN